The sequence ATGGGCAGCTACCGCAGCGTGCCGATCCTCATGCTCACCACCGAATCCAGCGACGCGATGAAGCAGCAGGGCCGCACCGCCGGCGCCACCGGCTGGCTGGTGAAGCCGTTCGATCCGCCGAAGCTGCTGGAAGTCACCCGCAAGGTCCTCCCCTGAACCCCCATTGATCGCGCGGGAGCCATCCTGCGCAGTCCCTTGGCGCCTCCGCGCCGCTGATGGAGATGGGCAGATGAACATGAGCAGGGCTGCGACGCGCTCGCGGCAGGCCGCCCCGACGGATGACGAAGCATGAACCAGGGCATGAGCCAGTTCCTCCAGGTGTTCTTCGAAGAGACCGATGAGCACCTCGCCACCCTCGAGCTGCTGCTGATCGGGCTGGACCTGGAGCAGCCGGACGCCGAGACGCTCAACGGCATCTTCCGCGCCGCCCACTCGATCAAGGGCTCCAGCGGCATGTTCGGCTTCGACGACCTGACCGCCGTCACCCACGAGCTGGAAACCCTGCTCGACCGGATCCGCTGCGGGCACACCGCGCTGCACCCGGACATGATCACGGTCTTCCTGGAAACCCGCGACCTGCTGCAGCGCCTGCTCGACGTGCAGCGCTACCAGCGCCCCGATCCCGACCTGCCGGTGCAGGCCTGCGTCGAGCGCCTGCGCGCCTGGCTGCAGGAGCCGGTCGCCACCCCGGAGGCGGACGCCGCCTTCGGCCTCTTCGACGAGGCCCCTGGCGCTCCTGCGGCAGAGGAAGAGGACTTCGGCTTCTTCGATGAAGCACCCGGAGCGCCGACCGCCCAGGCGGACGAGGCTTTCGGCTTCTTCGACGACGCCCCCGGCAGCCCGGCCGCGCCTGTGGCTGCGCCGCCTGCGGTCGTCAAACCGGTGGCCGCCAAGGCGGCACCCGTGCGGCCCGAGGTGCGCGGCGAGGGCGAGTCCAGTTCGATCCGCGTGAGCGTCGAGAAGATCGACAGCCTGATCAACCTGGTCGGCGAGCTGGTGATCACCCAGGCCATGCTCGGCCAGCTCAGCGAAGGCCTCGCCCCGGGCTGCCACGAGCGCCTGCAGCAGGCCCTGGCGCAGCTCGAGCACAACACCCGCGACCTGCAGGAATCGGTGATGTCGATCCGCATGCTGCCGATCAGCTTCATCTTCAGCCGCTTCCCGCGCCTGGTGCACGACACCTCGCAGCGCCTGGGCAAGCAGGTCGAGCTGCACCTGCACGGCGAGCACACCGAGCTGGACAAGAGCGTCATCGAGAAGCTCAGCGACCCGCTCACGCACATCGTCCGCAACAGCATCGACCACGGCATCGAGACCCCCGCCGAGCGTGTGGCGGCAGGCAAGCCGGCCAGCGGTTCGGTGAAGCTTTCGGCCAGCCACCAGGGCGGCAGCATCGTCGTCGAGGTATCCGACGACGGCCGTGGCCTGTCGCGCGAGCGCATCCTCGCCAAGGCCCGCGAAAGGAACCTGCCGGTGCATGACGGCATGAGCGACGCCGAGGTCTGGCAGCTGATCTTCCTGCCCGGCTTCTCCACCGCCGAGGCGGTCACCGAGCTGTCCGGGCGCGGCGTCGGCATGGACGTGGTGAAGCGCAACATCCAGGCCATGGGCGGTCGCATCGACCTCGATTCGGCGCCGGGCATGGGCACCCGCCTGACCATCCGCCTGCCGCTGACCCTGGCCATCCTCGACGGCCTGATCGTCGCGGTGGCGGACGTGAACTACGTGATCCCGCTGACCTACATCGTCGAGTCGCTGCAGGCCCGCGCCGACGACGTGCGCGGCATGGCCGGCGAGGACTCCGCGGTGATCCGCGTGCGCGGCGAGTACCTGCCGCTGTTCTCCCTGCAGGACCTGCTGCACATCGGCGGCGAAGTGCTGCCGCCGGAGCGCGCCATCGTCGTCATCCTCGAGTCCGAGGGGCGCAGCTTCGCCCTGCAGGTGGACGAGCTGGTCGGCCAGCAGCAGGTGGTTATCAAGAGCCTGGAACAGAATTTCCGCCGGATCGACGGCATCACCGGCGCCACCATCATGGGCGACGGCAGCGTCGCCCTGATCCTCGATGTCGATGCCTTGCCGCGCCTGGCGGCGCGAGGAGAGAACCTGCATGAGCACAGTTGAAGCGCACCAGGCGGGCAGCCTGGCGCAGGAGTACCTGACCTTCACCCTGGGCCGCGAGGAGTACGCCATCGACATCCTCCGCGTGCAGGAGATCCGCGGCTACGACCAGGTCACCGCGATTGCCAATGCGCCGGCCTTCATCAAGGGCGTGATCAACCTGCGGGGAGCGATAGTCCCCATCGTCGACCTGCGCATCAAGTTCAACCTGGCCGACGTCGGCTACGACCAGTTCACCGTGGTCATCATCCTCAACGTCGGCCGGCGCATCGTCGGCGCGGTGGTCGACTCGGTGTCGGACGTGATCGCCCTGGCCGCCGAAGAGGTGAAGCCGCCGCCGGAATTCGGCTCCAGCTTCGACACCGAATACCTGCTCGGCCTGGCCACCGCGGGCGAACGGATGCTGATCCTGGTGGACATCGAAAAACTCATGACCAGCCGCGAGATGGCGCTGGTCGACGAAGCCGCGGCCTGATCGCGGACGCCAACAACTGCACGCAGCTTCAAGCGCAGAGGAACGAGAAGATGGGACTGTTCAACGCACACGCCGTGGCGCAGCAGCGCGCCGATCGCATCACCGCTGTCCTCCAGTCGCTGGCCGAGGGCCGTCTCGACGCCGCCATCGGCGAGGCGCCGGCGCCCGGCTACGAACGCCTCTACGAAGGCCTGCGCGAAGTGCAGAAGGTGCTTCGCCAGCAGCGTATCGAGCAGGAGCAGGTGCAGGTGCTGGAAGCGGGCCTGGCGGAGATGACCCGCCAGCACGACGCCGGCTGGATCGACGAGGTGATCCCGGTGGCCAGGCTCGACGGCCGCCCGGCGCGCATCGCCCAGGGCATCAACGAGCTGGTGGCGGCGCACATCGCGGTGAAGATGCGCGTGGTCGCGACGGTCACCGCCTATGGCCGAGGCGATTTCAGCGTCGACATGGACCGCCTGCCGGGCAAGAAGGCGCAGATCACCGAGGCCATCGACGGCGTGCGCGACGCGCTCAAGGCCAATGCCGATGCCGCGGACTACAACGCGCGGATCAAGAGTGCGCTGGATAACGTCTCGGCCAACGTGATGATCGCCGACAACGACCTCGACATCATCTACATGAACCGCACCGTGAGCGAGATGCTCAGCCGCGCCGAGGCGGACATCCGCAAGCAGCTGCCGAACTTCAACGCCAGCAAGCTGATGGGCGCCAACATCGACATCTTCCACAAGAACCCGGCGCACCAGCGCAACATGCTGGCGCACCTGAGCGCGCCGCATAAGGCCGAGCTCAGCCTGGGCGGGCGGCGCTTCGCCCTCGACGTGGTGCCGGTGTTCAACGATGCCGGCCAGCGCCTGGGCTCGGCGGTGCAGTGGACCGACCGCACCGAGGAGTTCCGCGCCGAGCAGGAGGTTTCGCAGCTGGTCGAGGCGGCCGCCGCCGGCGACTTCAGCAAGCGCATCGACCAGGCCAACAAGGAAGGCTTCTTCCTCAAGCTGGCCACCGGCCTGAACAGCCTGGTAGACACCGCCGACAAAGGCCTGAAGGACGTTTCGCGGATGCTCGCTGCGCTGGCCCAGGGCGACCTCACCCAGCGCATCGAGGCCGACTACCAGGGCACCTTCGGCGAGCTCAAGGACTACTCCAACAACACCGCGCAGAGCCTCTCGCGGATGCTCGGGCAGATCCGCGAAGCGGCCGACACCATCAACACCGCGGCCGGCGAGATCGCCAGCGGCAACACCGAGCTGTCGACCCGCACCGAGCAGCAGGCCTCCAGCCTGGAGGAAACCGCCTCGAGCATGGAAGAGCTGACCAGCACCGTGAAGCTCAACGCGGAGAACGCGCGGCAGGCCAACTCGCTGGCGGTGAACGCATCGGAAGTCGCCACCGAGGGCGGCAACGTGGTGCAGAAGGTGGTTGGCACCATGTCGGCAATCAACGACTCGGCACGCAAGATCGCCGACATCATCGGGGTCATCGACGGCATCGCCTTCCAGACCAACATCCTCGCGCTGAACGCGGCAGTGGAAGCGGCACGTGCCGGTGAGCAGGGGCGCGGTTTCGCTGTAGTAGCGGGTGAGGTGCGTACGCTGGCGCAGCGTTCGGCGGCGGCGGCCAAGGAGATCAAGACGCTGATCTCCGACTCGGTGGACAAGGTGGAGAGCGGCAACACCCTGGTGGCCCAGGCCGGCCAGACCATGAGCGACATCGTGATCGCGATCAAGCGGGTGACCGACATCATGGCCGAGATCGCCGCGGCCAGCGCCGAGCAGAGCAGCGGTATCGAGGAGGTCAACAGCGCGGTGTCGCAAATGGACGAGATGACCCAGCAGAACGCCGCGCTGGTGGTAGAGGCGGCGGCCTCGGCCGAAGCCCTGCAGGAGCAGGCCGGCATGCTCAACCAGTCGGTCGCGGTGTTCAAGCTCGACGACCTGCCCCGCGTGGTCCCGCTGGCGGCGGCACGTCCGGCGCCGGTCGCCGCACCGCAGCCGAGTTCGCGTGCTGCACGCGGCCTGGCCAAGGTTGGCCGGGCGAAGAAGGATGAGGATTGGGAGGAGTTCTGACGGGCGTTGCGACTTCGTGACGGCCATTCGGCCGGCACCAAGGTGCTTTTCGTAGGAGCGAGCTTGCTCGCGAACGGACCCCGCTGCGGAATTCGTTCGCGAGCAAGCTCGCTCCTACAGGTTCCCCGATGGCCGGCAAAGGAAAGCAGTCATGAGCGGTATCACCCTGCCGAACCCCGGCGGCCACGAGTTCCTCTACACCCGCCGCGACTTCCTGCAGGTGCGCCAGGTGCTCTACCGGCGCACCGGCATCAGCCTGTCCGAGAGCAAGGAGCAGCTGGTCTACAGCCGCCTGTCCCGGCGCCTGCGGGCGCTGCGCCTGGACAGCTTCGGCGCCTACCTCGCCTACCTGGCGGAGAACGACGAGGAGTGGCAGCAGTTCGTCAACGCGCTGACCACCAACCTCACCGCCTTCTTCCGCGAGCGGCATCACTTCGACACCCTCGCCACCCTGGCACGCGATCCCGCGCGCCGGCATCGGCCGCTGCGCTTCTGGTCGTCCGCCTCCAGCACCGGCGAGGAGCCGTACTCGATGGCCATGACCCTAGTCGAGGCCTTCGGCAGTTTCCAGGCACCGGTACAGATCCTTGCTTCGGACATCGACACCCGGGTGCTGGATACCGCGCGCCAGGGCATCTATCCGCTGGACCGCGTGGAGTCCCTGGAGCTGGCGCGCAAGCAGCGCTTCTTCCAGCGCGGCAGCGGGCCCAATGCCGGCAAGGTGCGGGTGGTGCCGGAGCTGCGCGAGCTGGTGAGGTTCCAGCAGATCAACCTGCTCGATGCGCGCTGGGACGTGCAGGGCGAGTTCGACGCGATCTTCTGCCGCAACGTGATGATCTATTTCGACAAGCCCACCCAGACCGCCCTGCTCGAACGCCTGGTGCGCCTGCTGCGGCCGGACGGACTGTTCTTCGCCGGCCATTCGGAGAACTTCGTGCACGCCGGCCACCTGGTGCGCGCCGTGGGCCGCAGCACCTACCAGCGCGTGGCGGCCCGTTGAGATGGGCGCGGCGCAGCTCAACCGCTACCACGACCCGCGCTTCGGCCGCGAGGCGGTCAAGCTGTTGCCCGGCGAATGCTTCGCCACCGCCGACGACTTGCTGCTGGTCACGGTGCTCGGTTCCTGCGTCTCGGTGTGCCTGTACGACACGATCAACAAGCTGGGCGGGATGAACCATTTCATGCTGCCCGGCGATACCGGCACCAACCCGCTGCTGTCCAGTTCGGCGCGCTACGGCGTGCATGCGATGGACCTGCTGATAAGCCAGCTGCAGCGCCTAGGCGGGCAGCGCCGGCACTTCGAGGCCAAGGTATTCGGCGGCGCCTCGGTGCTGCAGAACCTCAGCGCCGACGTCGGCCAGCGCAACGTCGATTTCGTCCTCGACTACCTGCACACCGAACAGATTCCGGTCGTTGCCCAGGACCTGCTCGACGTCTATCCGCGCAAGCTCTACTTCTTTCCCGCCAGCGGCCGCGTGCTGCTGCGCAAGCTGCATGTGCTGGCCAACGACACCGTGCTGCAGCGCGAGTCCGACTACCAGCGCGTGCTCAGCACCCGGGCGCGCGACGGTGGCGTCGATATTTTCTAGGAGGTGCGCGATGCCGGCGAAAGTACTGGTGGTGGATGACTCGGCGCTGATCCGCAGCCTGCTCAAGGACATCATCCAGGCCGACCCCGAGCTGCAGTGGGTCGGTGGCGCGCCGGACGCCTACGTCGCCCGTGACCTGATCAAGCAGCATGCGCCGGACGTGCTGACCCTGGACGTGGAAATGCCGCGCATGGACGGCCTGACCTTCCTCGACAAGCTGATGAAGGGCCGGCCGACGCCGGTGGTGATGGTCTCGTCGCTTACCGAAAAGGGCTCGGAGGCGACCTTGCGGGCGCTGGAGCTAGGCGCCGTCGATTTCGTCGCCAAGCCGCGCCTGGGCATCGCCGAAGGCATGCAGGCTTATGCCGAGGAGATCCGCGCCAAGCTCAAGGCCGCCGCCCGCGCGCGGGGCGGCCAGCGGCGCGCGGCGCCCACGCCTTGCGCGGCCCTCGGGCCGTTGCTGAGCACCGAGAAGATCATCGCCATCGGCGCCTCCACTGGCGGCACCGAGGCGATCAAGGAAGTCCTGCTCGGCTTGCCGCCGGACTGCCCGGGGACGGTGGTGACCCTGCACATGCCGCCGGGCTTCACCCGATCCTATGCCGAGCGGCTGAACCGGCAGACGCGCCTGCAGGTGCGCGAGGCTGGCGACGGCGACCGCATCCTCCCCGGCCAGGTGCTGATCGCTCCGGGCGACTATCACCTGTGGGTCGAGCGCAGCGGCGCCAACTACGTCGCCCGGCTCAACCAGGCGCCGGCGGTCAACGGCCATCGGCCGGCGGTGGACGTGCTCTTCGACTCCCTCGCCCGCTGCGCCGGGCGCAACCTGCTGGCGGCGCTGCTCACCGGCATGGGCAAGGACGGCGCCCGCGGCCTGCTGAATATCCGCCAGGCCGGCGGCTTCACCGTCGCCCAGGACGAAGCCAGCTGCGTGGTCTACGGCATGCCCCGCGAGGCGGTCGAGCTGGGCGCGGTGCAGCAGGTGCTGCCGCTGGAAGCGATAGCTGGCGCACTTTTGCTACAGGCTCGACATAGCGGCGGCGGCAATCGCGTCTAGAATTCCCGGGTCAATTGCGTGGCGTCAAAACAATGGCAATCTGATGTCAATATGCGTTGCCTGCGTTCTTGTACGGCTGCACAATTACGTTTTCGCCAAAAGAACGACACTAGATTCGGCGATCGGGACTTCTGGGGACGGCCATGGCGGCAAGGTGGGGGTTGCGCGGCAAATCGGTAGTGGCGCTATTGCTGGCCTGCGTTCTGGCGCTGGTGCCCGCCGTGCTGCTCGGCTGGAAGGCGATGGAGGACATCCGTACCCACTTCGGTCTGGCGTACGCGAAGAACTTCACCCTGCTCAACCAGCAGAAGATTCTCGCGCCGGTGATCCGCGAGCTGTCGCTGTCGCGGCGTCTCGCCGAGTCGGTGGTGACCCAGGACTGGCTGCTCGAGGAAGGCAATTCCGAGCGCCGCACGCGCTTCTTCCGCGAGGCCGAAGGCTACCGCGGTGATCTCGGCGAGTATTCCTACTTCGTCATCGTTGATGCTTCCCGCCACTACTACTTCAACGACTCCACCGCGCCGCTGTCCAACGCCCCGCGCTACACCCTGAGCGCCGACGACCCGCAGGACAGCTGGTACTTCGCGACCATGCGCAGCGATGCGCCGTACAACATCAACGTCAACTACGACGCCAAGCTGCGCGCCACCAAGGTCTGGTTCAACGTCCAGGTGATCGCCGGCAACCGCAAGGTCGGCCTGGCCGGCGGCGGGCTGGACCTGACCAACTTCCTCGACCAGTTCATCTCGCGCCGCGAACCGGGCGTGACCGCGATGATCGTCGACGCCGACGGCGCCATCCAGGCGCATCCGGACAAGCAGCTGATCGCCTACAGCTCCGGCGCCGGAACCGGGGGCGGCGCGCAGCACAAGGTGTTCGACCTGCTCGGCAGCGACGACGAGCGCCGTGGCCTGCGCGGAGTGATGGACGACGCCCAGGCGCATCCCGGCGAGGTGCGCACCTTCTGGGCGACCCTTGGCGGCAAGCGCCAGCTGCTGGCCACTGCCTACATTCCCGAGCTGCGTTGGCATGTGCTCAGCGCCGTCGACCTGCACGCCGCGCAGGTGCTCGACAGCCGCTGGATCTGGCCGCTGGTGGGCACCCTTGTTGGGCTGCTGGCGATCCTCCTGCTGGGCTTTGCCTACACCGTCGAACTGCTGGTGCTCAAGCCGCTGCGCGGCCTGCGCCAGTCGGCCAAGGCGATCGCCGCCGGGAACTACGACAGCCCCCTGCCCAAGGCGCGCGGCGACGAGATCGGCGAACTGTCGGTGGCGTTTTCGAGCATGGCCGAGCAGGTCCGCCGGCACACCGAGGACCTCGAGGACAAGGTGCGCCAGCGCACCCAGGCGCTGGAGCTCGCCAACCGCGAGATGGCCGCGGCGCAGAAGAAGATCGGCGACTCCATCGACTACGCCAGCCTGATCCAGCGCGCGATCCTGCCCGACCGCCAGCTGCAGGCATCCCTCGGCGCCCACCATTTCGTCCTGTGGAAACCGCGCGACGTGGTCGGCGGCGACTTCTACATCTACCGCGAAGGCACTGCCGACAGCCTGATGGGCGTGGTCGACTGCGCCGGCCACGGCGTGCCCGGCGCGCTCATGACCATGCTCGCGCTGGCCGCCATCGACCACGCCATCGACAGCGTGCAGAGCCACGACCCGGCGTCGATCCTGCGCGAGACCGACCAGGTGATCCGCGGCATGCTCAGCCAGGAGCAGGTTACCCAGGCGCTGGCCACGAACATGGACGCCGGTTTCGTCCGCATCGACCACGAACGCCGCCTGCTGCACTTCGCCGGGGCGAAGATCTCGCTGTTCGCCAGCAACGGCGAGGAGGTCCGCGAGTACAAGGGCGGCCGCCGCGCCATCGGCGACAAGCGCCAGGGCGAATACGAGAACGTCGAGCTGGCGCTGGAGCCGGGCTGGACCTTCTACCTGTGCACCGACGGCTTCCTCGACCAGGCCGGCGGCGAGCACGGTTTCGGCTTCGGCAACAGCCGCTTCGCCGCCCTGCTGCGCGAGCATTCGCGCCTGCCATTGGCCGAGCAGGCGCGGGTATTTGCCGCTACCCTGGCCGACTACCAGGGCGAGCGGCCGCAACGCGACGACATCACCATCCTGTCCTTCCGCTTCGAGTAGGAGTGCGCCATGCAGACACTTGACCTGTTGGCCATGCGTGAAAGCTACACCCGGCAACGTATCCTGCTGTGCTTCAACGGGCCCATCTCGCGGAGCCTGATCGAGGAGATCGGTCATGCCCTGCGCAACTACATGCAGGCCGAGCAGGCCCATCCCAGCGAGGCCATGGATGTCTTCGCGGTGTACATCGAGATGACCCAGAACATCCGCCACTATGCGGCGATGCGCGGCTACGGCGAGCAGGACGCCTCGGCCACCGTGGCCATCGCCCGCAACGACGACGGCCACTACGTGGTATCCGCCGGCAACCTGGTGGAACTGGAAGACGGCCAAAGCCTGGTGCGCAGCATCGAGGCCATCGCCGACCTCGACAAGGTGCAGCTCAAGGCTGCCTACAAGGAGCAACTGCGCCGGCCGCGCGATGCCGAGGCCACCAGCGGCGCCGGGCTCGGCCTGCTGGACATCGCCCGCAAGTCGAGCGAACCGCTGCAGACCACCCTTACCGAACAACCCGACGGGCGCGCCTTCTTCAGTCTGCGCGCCGTGATCTGACCACGGCTTCAGGAACACAACGCCATGAGCGACCTTCACATCACCGGCACCCAGTCCACTCCGTCGATCAATGGCGACTGGCAGGCCGGCGTCCTGGCCATGCAGGGCGACTCCTATCCCGAGAACTCCTACGAACTCTTCGGCCAGGTGATCGAGTGGGTCGAGCGCTTCCTCGCCCAGGAAAGCCGCCCGCTGAGCCTCGACCTGCGCCTGCTGTACCTGAACACCAGCTCGATCAAGGCGATGATGGACATCTTCGACCTGCTCGAGGAAGCTCACGGCAAAGGCCGCCAGACCCAGGTCAGCTGGCACTACGACCGCCGCAACGAGCGCGTCGCCGAGCTGGCCGAGGAATTCCGCGAAGACTGCACCTTCCCCTTCGTCATACAGCCCTACGACGAGTGACGCCATGAACAGCGAACGCGAGCTGGACCTGTTGATCGAGGAATTGCTGGCCGACCCGGAATACGTCGGCCATCCGCTGCGCGAGGCCCTGCTCCTCAAGCACCAGCAGTCCCTCGAACAGCTCGCGCGGCTGGAGCGCATCGCGCGCATTTCCGACGGCTTCCAGTCGATGGCGCGGGCGCAGAACAGCACGCTTTCCGAGCGCTACCACAAGCAGCTGCGGCAGCTGGAAAAGGTCGCGCGGATCTCCGATCGCTACCAGAACATGATGCGCGACCTGAACCTCGCGCTGAAGGAAGCCTCCACCCACGATCCACTGACCGGCATCGGCAACCGCCGCCTGCTGATGGAGCGCCTGCGCGAGGAAAGCGAGCGCGCCCAGCGCTCCGGCAAACCCTATGTGCTGGCGATCCTCGACGTGGACCACTTCAAGAACGTCAACGACAACTGGGGTCACGAAGTCGGCGACCGCGTGCTGGTGGAAATCGGCCGCGCCATGCAGGCGGCGCTACGCCAATACGACCTCTGCGGCCGCTGGGGCGGCGAGGAATTCCTCCTGCTGCTGCCGGAAACCCGCCTGGTGGACGCCGGCCAGGTGATCGACCGCGTGCGCAACGACATCCGTTCGCTGGCCGTGCGCGTGGGCACCGACGCGCTGTCGGTGACGGCGAGCTTCGGCGTCGCCGAATACCGCCTGGGCGAGAGCTACTCCCAGACCCTCAGCCGCGCCGACGCGGCGATGCTCGAAGCCAAGCGCAGCGGCCGCGACAAGTGCGTGGCGAGCAGCGTGGCGGAAGGCGCCTGAGCCAATTCCCACTCCCTTGTAGGAGCGGATCTCATCCGCGAATTTCCCACACAGGAGCGAGCGAGCTTGCTCGCGAACCGCACGGCACGACTGCTGAGCCTGTAGGGCAATGAAATGGACTCCTCCCTCCTACGGCGTCAAGCGCCAGACTGATGGTGTAGCCACAAGTCCCGGAGGGGGAGTCAGCATGAACATTAGTCGCGTTGGTCTGGATCTGGCAAAGCAGGTATTTCAGGTGCACGGCGTCGATAGCCACGAGCGCGTGGTGTGCCGGCGGCAGCTCAAGCGGGCGCAGATGCTGGATTTCTTTCGCCAGCTGGCACCCTGCCTGGTGGCGATGGAGGCCTGCGGCAGTGCGCACTATTGGGCGCGAGAGCTGCAGGGGCTGGGGCACGAGGTCCGCTTGATTGCACCGCAGTTCGTCAAACCTTACGTCAAGGGTGACAAACACGATGCCCACGATGCCGAAGCGATCTGCGAGGCGGCCAGCCGTCCGAGCATGCGCTTTGTGCCGGTGAAGAGTGCGCAGCAGCAGGCCGGGCAGTCCGTGCATCGCATTCGCAGCCGTCTGGTCCGGGCCCGTACGGCACTGTGCAACGAAATTCGCGGCTTGCTCGGCGAATTCGGCCTGATCGCCAGCCGACGCGGGCGCGCGGCGACGGTCGAACTGCTCGAGACGGTCACCGCTGCTGAGCCGGTGCCCTCGCCGGCGCCGATGGGCGAGTTGTTGAGCGGCTTGAAAGAGGAGTTGCAGGCGCTGGATGCCCGCATCGAGCGACTGGAGCGAGTGATCAAGCGCAGTGCGCGCGAGGATGCGCGCATCCAGCGCCTGCTGGCCGTGGAAGGCATCGGCCCGCTCACCGCCAGCGCGGTGGTGGCAGCGGTCGGCGATGCCCGGCAATTCCGCACGGCGCGTCAGTTCGCGGCCTGGCTGGGCCTGGTGCCACGGCAACACTCCACGGGCGGGCAGCAGCGCCTGGGCGGGATCACCAAGCGTGGCGATACCTACCTGCGCACCCTGTTCACCCATGGCTCCCGCTCGGTCGTACGCTGTTGCGCCAACAAGACCGATGCTCGCAGTCGCTGGCTGCAAGGCCTGTTGCAACGATGCAATGCCAACGCCGTCGCCGTTGCCCTGGCCAACAAGAATGCCCGGATCGTCTGGGCCCTGCTCAGTCGGGAAACCACCTACCAACCCGCCTGAGCGTTACCGGCAACACCGCTGTAGAAACGCTCCACCACGATTGCACAGTGAATGGCATTGATGACGAACCGGTCGAACCGGCCTGTATGAAACCTGGGTTATCCGCGGGCTCCCTGCTGCCGTGAAGCAAAGCCGTTAGGGCGATCAGACATACAGGCGCGCATTTCATCAGGGCTCGGGAGCTGCCACACCGCTCCATGAAGCCGGATATACGGACGCAGTCGTACCTAGGTTCGAAATCCCCGCCAAACACTGGCAAACCGGGAGGAGTCCATATACGAATAACCTCA is a genomic window of Pseudomonas knackmussii B13 containing:
- the siaC gene encoding biofilm regulation phosphoprotein SiaC; translation: MSDLHITGTQSTPSINGDWQAGVLAMQGDSYPENSYELFGQVIEWVERFLAQESRPLSLDLRLLYLNTSSIKAMMDIFDLLEEAHGKGRQTQVSWHYDRRNERVAELAEEFREDCTFPFVIQPYDE
- a CDS encoding IS110 family transposase — protein: MNISRVGLDLAKQVFQVHGVDSHERVVCRRQLKRAQMLDFFRQLAPCLVAMEACGSAHYWARELQGLGHEVRLIAPQFVKPYVKGDKHDAHDAEAICEAASRPSMRFVPVKSAQQQAGQSVHRIRSRLVRARTALCNEIRGLLGEFGLIASRRGRAATVELLETVTAAEPVPSPAPMGELLSGLKEELQALDARIERLERVIKRSAREDARIQRLLAVEGIGPLTASAVVAAVGDARQFRTARQFAAWLGLVPRQHSTGGQQRLGGITKRGDTYLRTLFTHGSRSVVRCCANKTDARSRWLQGLLQRCNANAVAVALANKNARIVWALLSRETTYQPA
- the siaA gene encoding biofilm regulation protein phosphatase SiaA (SiaB is a threonine kinase acting on SiaC; SiaA is the matching phosphatase.); this translates as MAARWGLRGKSVVALLLACVLALVPAVLLGWKAMEDIRTHFGLAYAKNFTLLNQQKILAPVIRELSLSRRLAESVVTQDWLLEEGNSERRTRFFREAEGYRGDLGEYSYFVIVDASRHYYFNDSTAPLSNAPRYTLSADDPQDSWYFATMRSDAPYNINVNYDAKLRATKVWFNVQVIAGNRKVGLAGGGLDLTNFLDQFISRREPGVTAMIVDADGAIQAHPDKQLIAYSSGAGTGGGAQHKVFDLLGSDDERRGLRGVMDDAQAHPGEVRTFWATLGGKRQLLATAYIPELRWHVLSAVDLHAAQVLDSRWIWPLVGTLVGLLAILLLGFAYTVELLVLKPLRGLRQSAKAIAAGNYDSPLPKARGDEIGELSVAFSSMAEQVRRHTEDLEDKVRQRTQALELANREMAAAQKKIGDSIDYASLIQRAILPDRQLQASLGAHHFVLWKPRDVVGGDFYIYREGTADSLMGVVDCAGHGVPGALMTMLALAAIDHAIDSVQSHDPASILRETDQVIRGMLSQEQVTQALATNMDAGFVRIDHERRLLHFAGAKISLFASNGEEVREYKGGRRAIGDKRQGEYENVELALEPGWTFYLCTDGFLDQAGGEHGFGFGNSRFAALLREHSRLPLAEQARVFAATLADYQGERPQRDDITILSFRFE
- the siaD gene encoding biofilm regulation diguanylate cyclase SiaD, whose product is MNSERELDLLIEELLADPEYVGHPLREALLLKHQQSLEQLARLERIARISDGFQSMARAQNSTLSERYHKQLRQLEKVARISDRYQNMMRDLNLALKEASTHDPLTGIGNRRLLMERLREESERAQRSGKPYVLAILDVDHFKNVNDNWGHEVGDRVLVEIGRAMQAALRQYDLCGRWGGEEFLLLLPETRLVDAGQVIDRVRNDIRSLAVRVGTDALSVTASFGVAEYRLGESYSQTLSRADAAMLEAKRSGRDKCVASSVAEGA
- the siaB gene encoding biofilm regulation protein kinase SiaB — translated: MQTLDLLAMRESYTRQRILLCFNGPISRSLIEEIGHALRNYMQAEQAHPSEAMDVFAVYIEMTQNIRHYAAMRGYGEQDASATVAIARNDDGHYVVSAGNLVELEDGQSLVRSIEAIADLDKVQLKAAYKEQLRRPRDAEATSGAGLGLLDIARKSSEPLQTTLTEQPDGRAFFSLRAVI